A window of the Torulaspora globosa chromosome 6, complete sequence genome harbors these coding sequences:
- the LEU3 gene encoding leucine-responsive transcriptional regulator LEU3 (ancestral locus Anc_7.512), whose protein sequence is MSTSQSESDQSVFEGNGATRRISSAVGGIGRKKFACVECRQQKSKCDAHERAPKPCTKCAKKGVPCILKKDFRRTYKRARNEAIEKRFKELTRTLTNLSSEEILKRIEQEQQALLNGQNFTKEKVKHLKRTVPSESSALYAVSPLVIEGSSNDDAAFADRSNAEAAAPSDVLTEEQLKCSPKSLGDIHMSSRDIAELFQEFVTKYHPFLPVVDISKGAERIYTLSPCLFWVILLIGLRRRFGATDLMIRLSSLVKSILAEITISPIIRYTPSEADEPVLNVASVYSVQAFLLYTFWPPLTSSLSADTSWNTIGTAMFQAIRVGLNCAEFSKEYATANSELINEQVRTWVCCNVVSQIIASSFGFPAYVSFDHTVVNAARENQDSHKHHRMPSAIKQMAQIAHFEYQVISTMNSNPASELGMVASEQKQPLLQVLNQQLTQLEANLRDSKMDSIGKFLLLVAKVHLLTYYFTDSLSSLKKDFTDVRLMSLSEIESNFETKRGLVRVYNAAIDLLNHSTSMWQRDPTIIKYFPGVFVLNIWQSACIISKLAHSSLSAVLDRDRGKKAYQDAISLTFNASVLKHDMAYRSSAIMRSIWSMFANMHADWQKGKDSREEKVASDFNLGISIKSRMSVSVFFDSLSILREKCGMAKVRREAVNDEDYEEDDDEDEPLRRSEEHDSAPTRTSSRERRLSTVRHPEESARKIIKTIPLDPNPINAAHGSPGSSLTSPSSQATEVLSLNGILSNRSPRDRLDSSLFTGPDTTASHALEPRGGPPVPSLFSPPQHSTETAQDGPDNQAFDDQAPPKQDDDTLPQSPPFLMEHWDNWESDSVWKDVDILMNEFAFNPTV, encoded by the coding sequence ATGAGCACCTCGCAATCGGAGTCTGACCAGAGTGTGTTTGAAGGGAACGGAGCCACGAGGCGGATCAGCTCTGCTGTCGGCGGAATTGgaaggaagaagtttgCCTGTGTGGAATGTCGGCAGCAGAAGTCTAAGTGCGATGCTCATGAGAGAGCACCCAAACCGTGCACTAAGTGCGCGAAGAAGGGTGTGCCCTGTATCCTGAAGAAGGATTTCAGACGGACTTATAAACGTGCTAGAAACGAAGCCATCGAGAAGAGATTCAAGGAACTGACGCGGACGCTTACAAACTTGAGCTCAGAGGAGATACTGAAGAGGATCGAACAGGAACAGCAGGCGCTGCTGAACGGACAGAATTTTACCAAAGAGAAGGTtaagcatttgaagagaaCAGTGCCGTCCGAGTCCAGCGCTCTCTACGCCGTCTCTCCTTTGGTCATAGAGGGCTCGAGCAATGACGATGCTGCATTCGCAGATAGGAGCAATGCCGAGGCTGCAGCGCCCTCGGATGTCCTTACCGAGGAGCAGTTGAAGTGCTCGCCCAAGAGTCTTGGCGATATTCACATGTCAAGTAGAGACATCGCTGAACTGTTCCAGGAGTTTGTCACGAAATATCACCCGTTTCTGCCTGTGGTGGACATCTCCAAAGGCGCCGAACGCATCTACACCCTGTCGCCTTGCTTATTTTGGGTAATATTGCTGATTGGCTTGCGTCGGAGATTTGGGGCGACAGATCTTATGATCAGACTTTCGAGCTTGGTTAAATCGATACTGGCTGAGATCACAATATCGCCCATAATACGATATACGCCATCGGAGGCAGACGAGCCGGTGCTGAACGTGGCATCTGTTTACTCCGTTCAAGCATTTTTACTATACACCTTTTGGCCGCCTTTGACCTCATCCCTGAGCGCGGACACTTCGTGGAATACCATTGGAACTGCTATGTTTCAAGCGATTAGAGTGGGGCTAAACTGTGCTGAGTTCTCAAAAGAATATGCCACGGCCAATTCCGAACTCATAAACGAGCAGGTTAGAACATGGGTTTGTTGTAATGTTGTCTCGCAAATAATCGCATCCTCCTTTGGGTTCCCAGCGTACGTATCCTTTGACCACACGGTGGTTAATGCAGCGAGGGAGAACCAAGACAGTCATAAACATCATAGGATGCCGAGTGCTATTAAACAAATGGCACAAATTGCACATTTTGAGTATCAAGTTATCAGCACGATGAATAGTAATCCGGCTAGTGAACTTGGAATGGTAGCCAGCGAGCAGAAGCAGCCGCTATTGCAGGTTCTCAATCAGCAGCTGACTCAGTTGGAGGCAAACTTGAGAGATAGCAAAATGGACAGCATCGGAAAATTTTTACTGCTAGTTGCCAAAGTTCATCTATTAACTTATTATTTTACAGATTCTTTGTCgtcgctgaagaaggactTTACAGACGTTCGATTGATGTCGCTGTCAGAAATCGAGTCTAACTTTGAGACGAAACGGGGACTGGTTAGAGTCTATAACGCAGCCatcgatcttctcaacCATTCTACTTCCATGTGGCAAAGAGACCCCACCATAATAAAGTATTTTCCAGGGGTATTTGTTCTGAATATCTGGCAGTCCGCCTGTATTATTAGTAAACTAGCACATTCATCTCTTTCGGCGGTTTTGGATAGGGACAGAGGCAAGAAAGCGTACCAGGATGCCATTTCGCTTACTTTCAACGCGTCTGTACTAAAACACGACATGGCCTACAGGTCATCTGCAATTATGAGAAGCATATGGAGCATGTTTGCCAACATGCACGCCGACTGGCAAAAGGGTAAGGACAGTCGGGAGGAAAAGGTTGCCAGTGACTTCAATTTAGGAATAAGCATCAAGTCCAGAATGTCTGTCAGTGTGTTCTTTGACAGCCTTTCCATACTCAGAGAGAAATGTGGGATGGCCAAAGTTAGAAGAGAAGCAGTTAATGATGAGGAttacgaagaagatgacgatgaagacgagCCCCTAAGAAGGTCAGAAGAGCATGATAGCGCACCGACGCGAACGTCGAGTCGCGAGAGAAGGTTGTCCACGGTCAGACATCCCGAAGAGAGCGCtagaaaaatcatcaagACAATTCCGCTGGATCCCAACCCCATCAATGCCGCTCATGGCAGTCCCGGCAGCAGTCTGACTTCACCTAGCAGCCAGGCGACGGAGGTTTTATCCCTCAACGGAATATTGAGCAACAGGTCGCCCAGGGACCGCCTCGATTCAAGCCTATTCACGGGACCTGACACCACTGCGTCTCACGCTTTGGAGCCCCGCGGGGGACCTCCGGTGCCGTCTCTATTCAGCCCACCACAGCATTCCACGGAAACCGCACAAGACGGCCCCGATAATCAAGCATTTGACGATCAAGCTCCACCTAAACAGGACGATGATACTCTCCCGCAGTCCCCGCCTTTCCTAATGGAGCACTGGGACAACTGGGAATCGGACTCAGTCTGGAAAGATGTCGACATCCTTATGAATGAGTTTGCCTTCAACCCGACAGTCTGA
- a CDS encoding uncharacterized protein (ancestral locus Anc_7.511), with the protein MNVLREISSASRDIKLLWASVFFRLFAYGLTNQVLTLFLNGINLEESEIGVFMSLTLIGDVLCSYVLTWYADSWGRRRILVYGSVMMVLSGIAFAYSENFHVLLFFAIIGVISPSSDEVGPFKSVEESMIAHLTPNNRRPEVYAIHALVGTTGAALGAIACGAFIDVVKYTGMYTEDLQCYKLVFLVYALLAFVKVIIMLFLSDRTELDCDHAELSSPEALIEDEMAPLMQSAEQRNRGLSKDTKSILIKLLVIFMVDSLGMGFMTSGWMVYYYAKQFLMSSFALGTLFFVSKIVTASSTIPSSAIAKTLGPVKATLLVQVASGVFSILIPLAHNCLPLSILLLNLHFATTAMDVTPRQILLTNLIMPQDLTKVMGVVNIGKTLARCVGPVFTGLLASADRLWLCYVISGGLVICADCLLAFWFLHVDLELTKQLNS; encoded by the coding sequence ATGAATGTGCTTCGGGAAATTAGCAGTGCCTCGAGAGATATTAAGCTTCTTTGGGCGTCCGTTTTTTTCAGACTTTTCGCCTATGGATTGACGAACCAAGTGCTGACGCTGTTTTTGAATGGCATTAACCTTGAGGAGAGTGAAATTGGTGTGTTCATGTCTCTGACGTTGATTGGCGATGTTCTGTGTTCTTATGTGCTGACGTGGTACGCTGATTCGTGGGGCAGAAGGAGAATTTTGGTTTACGGATCAGTGATGATGGTGCTGAGTGGCATTGCGTTTGCCTACAGCGAAAATTTCCATGTATTgctcttctttgccattATCGGCGTTATTTCACCTTCCAGTGACGAGGTAGGCCCGTTCAAATCGGTTGAAGAGTCGATGATTGCGCACTTGACGCCGAACAACAGGAGACCAGAGGTGTACGCAATCCACGCCCTGGTGGGGACCACAGGGGCCGCGTTGGGAGCTATCGCATGCGGTGCATTCATCGACGTGGTCAAATACACGGGAATGTACACGGAGGACCTCCAATGCTACAAACTGGTTTTCCTTGTGTATGCGCTGCTAGCGTTCGTTAAGGTGATAATTATGCTGTTCTTGTCCGATAGAACGGAGCTGGACTGCGATCACGCTGAGCTGTCCTCTCCAGAAGCACTAATCGAGGACGAAATGGCACCTCTGATGCAAAGTGCGGAGCAAAGGAATAGAGGCCTCTCGAAGGACACCAAGTCAATCTTAATCAAACTGCTGGTGATCTTTATGGTCGACTCTCTTGGTATGGGATTCATGACCAGCGGATGGATGGTCTACTACTATGCCAAGCAGTTcttgatgagttctttTGCGCTGGGGACGCTGTTCTTTGTGTCTAAGATCGTTACGGCTTCTTCCACTATACCATCCTCTGCAATTGCCAAGACTCTTGGTCCAGTGAAGGCTACGCTTCTGGTGCAGGTGGCTTCCGGGGTCTTTTCCATTTTAATTCCTCTGGCTCACAATTGCCTGCCACTCTCCATTCTTTTGCTGAACCTCCATTTTGCCACGACCGCCATGGATGTCACACCTCGTCAGATTCTGTTAACGAATCTTATCATGCCACAGGACTTGACTAAGGTCATGGGAGTTGTAAATATCGGTAAGACTTTGGCTCGTTGTGTTGGTCCCGTATTCACCGGACTGTTGGCGTCAGCGGATCGCTTATGGCTTTGCTACGTAATCAGCGGAGGTTTGGTAATCTGTGCCGACTGTCTGCTAGCTTTCTGGTTCTTGCATGTTGATCTGGAGCTAACTAAACAGTTGAACAGTTGA
- the YAT2 gene encoding carnitine O-acetyltransferase YAT2 (ancestral locus Anc_7.510): MSAVSMSSSKVLEENVGTFTYEQDLPKLPLPEVKRTLEEFERSLQPLYCSDGFCNRTEAEQLREFAEGVDEFSRSEVAEKLQSKLREFDAENDCYLDNIHLDINNNTFRDEQDDLLPRNPFLVLADDAQPGISQADRSAVLVYSALRFVSALRHGVLPPDVNARSGRPLSMRAYKNLFGTTRCPVFTAGEVENFDLEKPYSESDLDEIWQTTDDEDDAELSSLPPSIDQSIPGSPPPGVHRDVFTRHGITLKNYPESKHILVISKGQYYTLDVLDGDDDLIYNVSSLASVFDFILEDSHEPYTFKKSTALGSLTSYSFRNWKYARKRLQKKYPDELRMIDSALFVLVLDQSFPSDSGNETISPTTSEDCKRLFYGTSVIDERGHQVGSCISRWYDKLQLIVTADSKAAVIWDSFTCDGSIVLRFTSETYTESVLRLARDVNAGDPRFSLWPSVKESNMLASANSSKTETDLKSSVKKIVWDFSHILNTHVHLSETKLADLISKHDIFHVSIPFGRRSAQRLGINPDSMVQVALQVAHYALYGRMVYGLEPISTRGYKNSRSCFINIQSMELLELCQEFISNSVDESGKLRKFREACEIHSDKIKKAKLGDSHEKHYNALRYLYKFHEYFGINLDSNDKRMAEQVFDNSLVTSFSAPELIVANCGNAATTTFGITPAVSQGFGIGYIIKDDQCDLTVTSQFRQGGRLMYMLNWVLSEIRAFWKNTNESSYNKAGVKISPVIDKLYEMDNALNNLKSSRKNGSSKVIRGYGFFDMHGHMDSRSSSRINSQSNSSVHLSDMTSNVSLNNGSLHIPKHSSAALSVPTDKEKQDTGYEIQQIQPIDKNESDEDMLFTESRTATRRRNNVINSKFEIDFDRSGVGRKVEATFD; encoded by the coding sequence ATGTCAGCAGTTTCCATGAGCAGTTCGAAGGTACTTGAGGAAAATGTCGGTACGTTTACTTATGAGCAAGATTTGCCGAAGCTGCCATTGCCGGAGGTGAAAAGGACGTTGGAAGAGTTTGAGCGCAGTTTACAACCGCTCTACTGCTCGGATGGGTTTTGTAACCGGACTGAGGCGGAGCAATTACGGGAGTTTGCGGAGGGCGTAGATGAGTTCTCGAGAAGTGAGGTTGCAGAGAAGTTACAGAGTAAACTGCGAGAATTCGACGCGGAGAACGACTGCTACTTGGACAATATACATCTGGATATCAACAATAATACGTTTAGGGATGAGCaggatgatcttcttccCAGGAATCCGTTTCTGGTGCTGGCAGACGATGCACAGCCCGGGATATCGCAGGCAGATAGGTCGGCTGTGCTAGTATATTCGGCATTGAGGTTCGTTTCAGCGCTTAGACACGGAGTTCTACCGCCAGATGTTAACGCGAGAAGCGGGCGTCCGCTGTCGATGCGGGCGTACAAGAATCTCTTTGGTACCACCCGTTGTCCGGTGTTCACAGCCGGTGAAgtggaaaattttgatcttgagAAGCCTTATTCCGAATCAGATTTGGATGAAATATGGCAAACTAcggatgacgaagatgacgCCGAGTTGAGCTCACTGCCTCCAAGCATCGATCAGAGCATTCCAGGCTCTCCCCCGCCAGGTGTTCATAGAGATGTGTTCACTCGTCACGGAATTACTCTGAAAAACTATCCAGAGTCAAAGCACATCTTGGTGATCTCGAAGGGTCAGTATTACACTCTAGATGTCTTGGATGGCGACGATGATCTAATTTACAACGTGAGTTCGTTAGCCTCTGTGTTCGATTTCATATTGGAGGATTCTCATGAACCATATactttcaagaagtccACTGCTTTGGGTAGCTTGACCTCGTATTCCTTCAGAAATTGGAAATACGCAAGGAAAAgattgcagaagaaatatccCGATGAGCTGCGGATGATCGATTCTGCCCTCTTTGTTTTGGTACTCGATCAATCTTTCCCCAGTGATTCGGGAAACGAGACGATTTCGCCTACGACATCTGAGGACTGTAAACGGTTGTTTTACGGTACATCGGTTATCGATGAGAGGGGTCATCAAGTTGGCTCTTGTATCTCGAGATGGTATGATAAATTGCAGTTGATTGTGACGGCGGACTCGAAAGCGGCCGTTATTTGGGATTCTTTCACCTGTGATGGCTCTATAGTTCTGCGTTTCACTTCCGAAACCTATACTGAGTCCGTTCTGAGATTAGCAAGAGACGTCAATGCAGGTGATCCTAGATTTTCGTTGTGGCCTTCGGTAAAAGAGTCAAACATGCTTGCATCCGCAAATTCCTCCAAGACAGAAACTGATCTAAAAAGTTCCGTCAAAAAAATTGTTTGGGATTTCAGTCATATTTTGAATACCCATGTTCATCTTTCTGAGACAAAGTTGGCTGATTTGATCTCAAAACATGATATATTTCATGTCTCGATACCTTTTGGTCGTAGGTCCGCCCAGCGACTTGGTATCAATCCAGATTCAATGGTTCAAGTTGCTTTGCAAGTTGCTCACTACGCGTTGTACGGTAGGATGGTATACGGACTCGAACCAATCTCCACACGAGGCTACAAGAACTCAAGATCCTGCTTTATCAACATTCAAAGCATGGAATTACTGGAACTCTGTCAAGAATTTATTTCCAATTCCGTCGATGAATCAGGCAAGCTACGAAAGTTTCGTGAGGCTTGCGAAATCCATAGCgataagatcaagaaagcaaaaCTTGGCGATAGTCACGAAAAACACTACAATGCCTTGCGATACCTCTACAAGTTCCATGAATACTTCGGCATTAATCTCGACTCTAATGACAAAAGAATGGCTGAGCAGGTATTCGATAATTCTTTAGTCACTTCTTTTTCTGCTCCCGAGCTCATTGTTGCGAATTGTGGTAATGCTGCAACCACAACTTTTGGCATAACACCTGCTGTCTCGCAAGGTTTCGGTATCGGTTacatcatcaaagatgacCAATGTGATCTAACCGTAACATCGCAATTTAGACAAGGCGGCAGGTTGATGTACATGCTGAATTGGGTTCTGTCAGAAATACGAGCTTTCTGGAAAAACACTAACGAATCTTCATATAATAAAGCAGGTGTCAAGATCAGTCCTGTGATTGACAAACTGTACGAGATGGACAACGCTCTCAACAATTTGAAGTCGTCTAGGAAGAACGGGTCAAGCAAAGTTATCAGAGGTTACGGATTTTTTGATATGCATGGACATATGGATAGCAGAAGTTCTTCCAGGATTAATTCTCAGAGCAACTCCTCTGTCCACTTGTCCGACATGACGAGTAACGTGAGCCTCAACAACGGTTCGCTGCACATTCCCAAGCACTCTAGCGCTGCGTTGTCTGTCCCAACTGACAAGGAGAAACAAGATACGGGTTACGAGATCCAGCAAATTCAACCCATTGATAAAAATGAGTCTGATGAGGATATGTTATTCACAGAATCCAGGACTGCGACCAGAAGGCGCAATAACGTCATCAACTCAAAGTTCGAGATTGATTTTGATCGTAGTGGAGTGGGAAGGAAAGTGGAAGCCACTTTCGATTGA
- the RPS5 gene encoding 40S ribosomal protein uS7 (ancestral locus Anc_7.509) — protein MSDTEAPVEVQEEFEVVEEFTPVALATPIPEEVQQAQNGIKLFNKWSFEDVEVKDASLVDYIQVRQPIFVSHTAGRYANKRFRKAQCPIIERLTNSLMMNGRNNGKKLKAVRIVKHTLDIINILTDQNPLQVVVDAITNTGPREDTTRVGGGGAARRQAVDVSPLRRVNQAIALLTIGAREAAFRNIKTIAETLAEELINAAKGSSTSYAIKKKDELERVAKSNR, from the coding sequence ATGTCTGACACCGAAGCTCCAgttgaagttcaagaagaattcGAAGTTGTTGAAGAGTTCACCCCTGTTGCATTGGCAACCCCAATCCcagaagaagttcaacaAGCTCAAAACGGGATCAAGCTGTTCAACAAGTGGTCCTTTGAGGATGTTGAAGTGAAGGACGCCTCTTTGGTCGACTACATCCAAGTCAGACAACCAATCTTTGTCTCCCACACCGCCGGTCGTTACGCCAACAAGAGATTCAGAAAGGCTCAATGTCCAATCATCGAAAGATTGACcaactctttgatgatgaacGGCAGAAACAACGGTAAGAAGTTGAAGGCCGTCAGAATCGTTAAGCACACCTTagatatcatcaacatcTTGACCGACCAAAACCCATTGCAAGTCGTCGTTGACGCTATCACCAACACCGGTCCAAGAGAAGACACCACCAGAGtcggtggtggtggtgcCGCCAGACGTCAAGCCGTCGATGTGTCTCCATTGAGAAGAGTCAACCAAGCCATCGCCTTGTTGACCATCGGTGCCAGAGAGGCCGCTTTCAGAAACATCAAGACCATCGCCGAAACCTTGGCcgaagaattgatcaacgCCGCTAAGGGTTCTTCCACCTCCTACGccatcaagaagaaggacgaATTGGAACGTGTTGCCAAATCTAACCGTTAA
- the IBA57 gene encoding Iba57p (ancestral locus Anc_7.508), with amino-acid sequence MTVWRKCLSLGARYLSTSAESSRGLIQYSRTTDKSYIRIRGPDSPKFLNGLLTSKIVPFFTKKNLTTINPDQGQDPNANTVPQFDETGRNWGIYNELSYNGSYISRFGQYSGILNSKGKLVTDTIVYPVPLTCLTQRSERYPEYLLEFDTSIVDHILNLFQIHKLTSKVRIMKTEDLISWDLSIRLPSESQNPWIANLLDPSTMTKTPEEALFFAKSVGSALFNGNESSVVALYIERRTDEILETHGSAAQCFRVVTDSDVPDISQILNPVGLPFSFTVEKKEPSYFRKLRFEAGYVDSARDFKPETLLPLELNFDYLPNAVSADKGCYVGQELTARTFATGILRKRLVPVTLTNSNELSLLSDDKRYPEILIDSKHDNNSLASVSTPFGATPSKPRRSRPAGSLIAYEGDKGVALLRIEHFKKAFEGDQEEKLFHVKVDGKIVEINPRKPFWLEGN; translated from the coding sequence ATGACTGTATGGCGCAAATGTTTATCGTTAGGTGCTAGGTATTTATCGACTTCAGCTGAGAGCAGCAGGGGCCTGATACAGTACAGCCGGACTACTGATAAGTCATACATCAGGATTCGCGGTCCTGACTCGCCAAAGTTTCTGAATGGGCTTCTAACTTCAAAAATCGTACCGTTTttcaccaagaagaaccTTACTACCATAAATCCTGATCAGGGCCAAGATCCTAACGCTAACACGGTTCCACAATTTGATGAGACGGGGCGTAATTGGGGTATCTACAATGAACTGAGCTATAATGGATCTTACATATCGCGTTTTGGTCAGTACTCCGGCATACTTAACAGTAAGGGAAAACTTGTTACGGATACAATTGTATATCCCGTGCCGCTCACCTGCCTAACTCAACGGTCAGAAAGGTATCCCGAGTATTTATTGGAGTTTGATACTTCCATCGTGGATCACATCTTAAACCTATTTCAGATTCATAAGTTGACGAGCAAAGTGAGAATCATGAAGActgaagatctcatctcCTGGGACCTTAGTATCAGACTTCCATCGGAATCTCAGAACCCGTGGATAGCAAATTTGCTAGACCCCAGCACAATGACCAAAAcacctgaagaagctttaTTTTTTGCCAAAAGTGTCGGATCTGCCCTATTTAACGGGAACGAGAGCTCAGTCGTCGCTCTTTACATTGAGAGACGTACCGATGAGATCTTGGAAACCCACGGCAGTGCCGCCCAATGCTTTCGAGTGGTAACAGATTCTGATGTGCCGGATATCTCACAGATACTGAACCCCGTGGGGcttcctttctctttcacCGTCGAAAAGAAAGAGCCTTCTTATTTCAGAAAACTCAGATTTGAAGCCGGCTATGTAGACAGTGCTAGGGACTTCAAGCCCGAAACTTTATTACCTCTGGAGCTAAACTTCGACTATCTGCCGAACGCAGTGAGCGCGGATAAGGGTTGCTATGTTGGTCAAGAGCTGACAGCAAGAACCTTCGCCACAGGGATTTTACGCAAACGTCTGGTACCCGTCACGCTGACAAACTCTAATGAACTCTCTCTGCTGAGCGACGATAAAAGATATCCCGAAATTCTGATAGATTCAAAGCATGATAATAACTCATTGGCCTCTGTTAGCACGCCATTCGGTGCGACACCGAGCAAACCACGCCGCTCAAGACCTGCGGGCTCGTTAATCGCATATGAAGGCGACAAGGGCGTCGCCTTGCTAAGAATCGAGCACTTTAAAAAAGCCTTTGAGggcgatcaagaagagaaattATTCCACGTAAAAGTAGACGGGAAGATCGTCGAAATAAACCCTAGAAAGCCGTTCTGGCTCGAGGGGAACTAG
- the ATP2 gene encoding F1F0 ATP synthase subunit beta (ancestral locus Anc_7.507), whose protein sequence is MVLIPNSSRVALQAAKHFTSIRGLATAAPVAGKVRAVIGAIVDVQFEQENLPAILNALEIERPNGKLVLEVAQHLGENTVRTIAMDGTEGLVRGDKVLDTGAPISVPVGPETLGRIINVIGEPIDERGPIKAKERRPIHAEPPEFVEQSTAAEVLETGIKVVDLLAPYARGGKIGLFGGAGVGKTVFIQELINNIAKAHGGFSVFTGVGERTREGNDLYREMRETGVINLEGESKVALVFGQMNEPPGARARVALTGLTIAEYFRDAEGQDVLLFIDNIFRFTQAGSEVSALLGRIPSAVGYQPTLATDMGLLQERITTTKKGSVTSVQAVYVPADDLTDPAPATTFAHLDATTVLSRGISELGIYPAVDPLDSKSRLLDAAVVGQEHYDVATKVQETLQAYKSLQDIIAILGMDELSEQDKLTVERARKIQRFLSQPFAVAEVFTGIEGKLVRLKDTVASFKAVLEGKYDHLPENAFYMVGGIEDVVAKAEKMAASA, encoded by the coding sequence ATGGTCTTGATTCCTAACTCGTCTCGTGTGGCATTGCAAGCTGCCAAACACTTCACTTCGATTAGAGGTCTGGCCACTGCTGCCCCAGTGGCTGGTAAGGTCAGAGCTGTCATTGGTGCTATTGTGGATGTTCAATTCGAGCAAGAGAACTTGCCAGCTATTCTAAATGCTTTGGAGATCGAAAGACCAAATGGTAAGTTGGTCTTGGAAGTCGCCCAACACTTGGGTGAAAACACTGTAAGAACCATTGCCATGGACGGTACCGAAGGTTTGGTCCGTGGTGACAAAGTTTTGGATACTGGTGCTCCAATTTCCGTTCCAGTGGGTCCTGAGACTTTGGGTAGAATCATCAACGTTATTGGTGAGCCAATCGATGAGAGAGGTCCTATTAAGGCAAAGGAGAGAAGACCAATCCACGCTGAACCTCCAGAGTTCGTGGAGCAATCTACTGCTGCCGAAGTCTTGGAGACTGGTATCAAGGTTGTTGACTTGTTGGCCCCTTATGCCAGAGGTGGTAAGATTGGTTTGTTCGGTGGTGCCGGTGTCGGCAAGACCGTTTTCATCCAAGAGTTGATTAACAACATCGCTAAGGCTCATGGTGGTTTCTCTGTGTTCACTGGTGTTGGTGAGAGAACCAGAGAAGGTAACGATTTGTACCGTGAAATGAGAGAGACCGGTGTCATCAACTTGGAAGGTGAGTCCAAGGTGGCTCTAGTGTTCGGTCAAATGAACGAACCACCAGGAGCTAGAGCTAGAGTTGCCTTGACGGGTTTGACCATCGCTGAATATTTCAGAGATGCTGAAGGTCAGGATGTGTTGCTTTTCATCGACAACATTTTCAGATTCACCCAAGCTGGTTCGGAAGTGTCCGCCTTGTTGGGTCGTATCCCATCTGCCGTCGGTTATCAACCAACTTTGGCCACCGATATGGGTTTGCTGCAAGAGAGAATTACCACCACCAAGAAGGGTTCTGTCACTTCCGTGCAAGCCGTCTACGTGCCTGCAGATGATTTAACAGATCCTGCTCCAGCTACCACTTTTGCGCACTTGGATGCCACCACTGTGTTGTCCAGAGGTATTTCTGAATTGGGTATCTACCCAGCAGTCGACCCATTGGATTCCAAATCCAGATTGCTAGATGCTGCTGTCGTCGGTCAAGAACATTATGACGTTGCTACCAAGGTTCAGGAAACTCTACAAGCTTACAAGTCCTTGCAAGATATCATCGCCATTTTGGGTATGGATGAATTGTCTGAGCAAGATAAGTTGACTGTCGAGAGAGCaagaaagatccaaagatTCTTGTCTCAACCATTTGCAGTCGCCGAAGTTTTCACCGGTATTGAAGGTAAGTTGGTTAGATTGAAGGACACCGTCGCCTCTTTCAAGGCCGTTCTTGAAGGTAAGTACGATCACCTACCAGAGAACGCCTTCTACATGGTTGGTGGTATTGAAGATGTCGTCGCTAAGGCTGAAAAGATGGCTGCTTCCGCTTAA